The following proteins are co-located in the Microtus ochrogaster isolate Prairie Vole_2 unplaced genomic scaffold, MicOch1.0 UNK87, whole genome shotgun sequence genome:
- the Ppp1r18 gene encoding phostensin, producing the protein MTAIPDWKLQLLARRRQEEAAVRGREKAERDRLSQMPAWKRGILERRKAKLGLPPGEASPVPGTAEAGPPDPDESAVLLEAIGPVHQNRFIQQERQRQQQQQQQQQQRNEVLADRKPGPLEALDRRSSPNNLREQSPKGRESREERLSPREARDKRLLTGGAQESCSRTSDARDWRQSPAEAQKWRLSPGETPEESLRLASPEDDSPKRKEVLESRLSPGGSGDQKACLTEAHKWNLDQKEPQEQSSIQLEATEWRLNSRDEGEDYLEECGRKEEKPSPGIVLDHSPVTKEGQDTISGEVETAAERRPSPVEDGDRISRPTEGWKWTLNSGKARERDRETRTQKPDPPASSEKHLGPSGLEAGEEAKKEEAGAQSRPLRAQQNLRSGPSPLPPEHTGAGTEGSRQQEEEAAEPRPPTTAPLSPPPPAPTAPQPPGDPLMSRLFYGVKAGPGVGAPRRSGHTFTVNPRRCVPPASPAPPATPATADAAGPGSGKKRYPTAEEILVLGGYLRLSRSCLVKGSPERHHKQLKISFSETALETTYQYPSESSVLEDLGPEPETPSAPTPLASQPDDDDDDEEEEELLLQPGLQGGLRTKALIVDESCRR; encoded by the exons ATGACTGCTATCCCAGATTGGAAGCTACAGTTGCTAGCCCGGCGGcggcaggaggaggcagcagtTCGTGGCCGTGAGAAAGCAGAACGGGATCGCCTGTCCCAGATGCCAGCCTGGAAGCGGGGAATCCTGGAACGTCGCAAGGCCAAGTTGGGCCTGCCTCCCGGAGAGGCGAGCCCTGTGCCTGGGACCGCAGAGGCTGGACCTCCGGACCCAGATGAATCCGCTGTCCTCTTGGAGGCTATTGGGCCAGTACATCAGAACCGATTCATCCAGCAGGAGCgacagcggcagcagcagcagcagcagcagcagcagcagcgaaaTGAAGTACTTGCTGATAGGAAGCCTGGGCCTCTGGAGGCTCTAGATCGGAGATCAAGTCCTAATAATTTAAGAGAGCAGAGCCCCAAGGGAAGAGAGTCAAGAGAAGAGAGGCTAAGTCCCAGGGAGGCCAGAGATAAGAGGCTGTTGACAGGGGGAGCCCAAGAGTCATGTTCCAGGACTTCGGACGCTCGAGACTGGAGGCAGAGCCCCGCAGAGGCTCAGAAATGGAGGCTGAGCCCTGGAGAAACTCCAGAGGAGAGTCTGAGATTAGCAAGTCCCGAAGACGACAGTCCCAAGAGAAAAGAGGTATTGGAAAGCAGACTGAGCCCCGGGGGATCTGGCGACCAGAAGGCCTGCCTGACAGAGGCCCATAAATGGAATCTTGACCAGAAAGAACCCCAGGAACAGAGCTCAATACAGCTGGAGGCCACAGAGTGGAGGCTGAACTCAAGAGACGAGGGGGAAGACTACTTGGAGGAgtgtgggagaaaggaagaaaaaccgAGTCCGGGGATTGTCCTAGACCACTCTCCAGTGACAAAAGAGGGCCAAGACACCATCTCTGGAGAAGTGGAGACTGCTGCCGAGCGGAGACCTAGCCCTGTGgaggatggagacaggatctcaagacCCACAGAAGGCTGGAAATGGACCTTAAACTCTGGGAAAGCCCGAGAACGGGATAGAGAGACACGAACTCAGAAGCCGGATCCTCCAGCATCTTCAGAGAAGCACCTGGGGCCTTCTggtttggaggctggagaggaggctaaGAAGGAGGAGGCGGGGGCTCAGAGCAGGCCTCTGAGAGCCCAGCAGAACCTCCGCTCtgggccctcccccctcccaccagAGCACACCGGGGCTGGGACGGAAGGctccagacagcaggaagaggaagcagcagaaCCCCGGCCCCCAACGACAGcccctctgtctcccccacccccagccccaacTGCCCCCCAGCCCCCTGGGGATCCCCTCATGAGCCGTCTGTTCTATGGGGTGAAGGCAGGACCGGGGGTGGGGGCCCCCCGCCGTAGCGGACACACCTTCACTGTCAACCCACGGAGGTGTGTGCCCCCTGCCAGCCCAGCCCCACCGGCCACCCCAGCTACAGCTGATGCTGCAGGGCCTGGATCCGGGAAGAAGCGGTACCCAACTGCTGAGGAGATCTTGGTGCTGGGGGGCTACCTCCGTCTCAGCCGCAGCTGCCTTGTCAAGGGGTCCCCTGAAAGACATCACAAACAG CTCAAGATCTCCTTCAGTGAGACGGCCCTGGAGACCACGTACCAATACCCTTCCGAGAGCTCGGTACTGGAGGATCTGGGCCCGGAGCCTGAGACTCCCAGTGCGCCCACCCCCTTGGCGTCACAGCctgacgacgacgacgacgacgaggaggaagaggagttgctactgcagcctgggctccagggcGGGCTGCGCACCAAGGCCCTAATCGTGG ATGAGTCCTGCCGGCGGTGA
- the Nrm gene encoding nurim produces MAPALLLVPAALASFILAFGTGVEFVRFTSLRPLLGGIPESGGPDARYGWLAALQDRSVLTSLAWDLGLLLLFVVQHSLMATETVKAWTSRYFGVLQRSLYVACTALALQLVMRYWETVPRGPVLWEVRAEPWATWVPLLCFVLHVISWLLIFSILLVFDYAELMGLKQVYYHVLGLGEPLALKSPRALRLFSHLRHPVCVELLMVLWVVPTLGTDRLLLALLLTLYLGLAHGLDQQDLRYLRSQLQRKLQLLSRPQDGEAE; encoded by the exons ATGGCCCCGGCGCTGCTGCTGGTCCCGGCGGCCCTCGCCTCCTTCATCCTGGCCTTTGGCACCGGAGTGGAGTTCGTGCGCTTCACCTCCCTGCGGCCGCTGCTCGGAGGGATCCCGGAGTCCGGTGGTCCGG ATGCCCGCTATGGGTGGTTGGCTGCCTTGCAGGACCGAAGCGTTCTTACCTCCCTGGCTTGGGATCTTGGGCTTCTGCTATTGTTTGTGGTGCAACATAGCCTCATGGCAACTGAGACAGTGAAGGCGTGGACATCCCGGTACTTTGGAGTCCTTCAGAGGTCACTGTACGTGGCCTGCACTGCGCTGGCCTTGCAG CTGGTGATGCGGTACTGGGAGACTGTACCCAGGGGCCCAGTGTTGTGGGAGGTTAGAGCTGAACCTTGGGCCACCTGGGTGCCCCTCCTCTGCTTTGTGCTCCACGTCATTTCCTGGCTCCTCATCTTCAGCATCCTTCTGGTCTTTGACTACGCTGAACTCATGGGCCTCAAACAG GTATATTACCACGTACTAGGACTGGGTGAGCCACTGGCTCTGAAGTCTCCTCGGGCTCTGAGGCTCTTTTCCCACCTTCGACACCCAGTATGTGTGGAACTTCTAATGGTGCTGTGGGTGGTTCCCACCCTGGGCACTGACCGCCTCCTCCTGGCTCTTCTCCTTACCCTCTACCTCGGCTTGGCTCACGGGCTCGACCAGCAAGACCTCCGCTACCTTCGGTCTCAGTTACAAAGAAAACTCCAgcttctctccagaccccaggacGGGGAAGCAGAGTGA